TGCTTGGAGAGATCAGCTTAATGCACAGGTGTAGTGAAGTCCCCtagtaataataaatataacTTGTAATTAATCTCAAAAGTAATTGGCAGTTGAAGATTGGAATAAATGAgtccttttttcccttaaagGTTATTATATAATCttcagaatggtttggttttagTTGCTTTATTGATGTGTAGCAGGGATTGAGGAGTGCACATCCTGTTCTGGGGAGGAGTTGCTCATTGGTGTGCTAAAATAATCTCTTCTGTGTAGGTCCGTTACCGCGAACGTATCACAATTCTTCGAGGGAACCATGAAAGCAGGCAAATCACACAAGTTTATGGCTTCTATGATGAATGTTTAAGGAAATATGGAAATGCAAATGTTTGGAAATACTTTACAGACCTTTTTGATTACCTGCCTCTAACTGCCTTGGTGGATGGCCAGGTATGTTAACATTTGACAAAGTTGAATGTTTTTTATTGTCAAGGGAGACCTCAACATTGCATTCTGTCAGTTCTCATCTTTAAAGGAATCTCATGCAGATTTTCTCATAATAAAACTGTTCTAACTGCACTGATTAATGCAAATAAACTTCATGTTTCTTGCAGATTTTTTGTCTACATGGTGGCCTCTCTCCATCTATAGATACACTGGATCACATCAGAGCACTTGATCGCTTGCAGGAAGTTCCCCATGAGgtactgaaaaataattttctaagcCAATGAGATTGATGATTCAGCATGTATTGGGGGGGTTAAGCTTGCAGgctgaaaattaaattcaaatcAACTTAACAATATTAAAGGGCCTGTTGTCATCTGTTCTGGAAAAAATTTGTTCtggattttttaaaggaaaaatgaggGATGTGTCCTTGCTTAAAGAAAGAAACATATTAAGTGTCAAAGAGTTGTGCAGGGGTGGTGCAagtatttttgggttttgtttgcttttggttCTTTGCACTTCCCCTCTGAAACATCATCTACATCTCTTACAGGGTCCAATGTGTGACTTGCTATGGTCAGATCCAGATGATCGCGGTGGCTGGGGAATTTCTCCTCGAGGTGCAGGTTACACATTTGGACAGGATATTTCAGAAACCTTTAACCATGCTAATGGCCTTACGTTGGTTTCAAGAGCTCATCAGTTGGTAATGGAGGTGAGCAGGACATCCTGTGTGTTCAAACTTGGGGCTGTGTCCTTGGTCCATTTATTCCATGCTCTATGTGTCAGAGATGTGCATATGCTATTGTGACAGGTGATGATCCAGTTAGGAGTATTCCAGAAACTTGACCTTGGCAGTATTCATGTGCTACCAAAGGAATTTGACAGTGGAGTAACCTTCTTTTGGCATGGTTTTCCTGAAAATTTACAGCAATATCTCAAACCAAGCTTTGGTACTAGATGTGGTTTCAGTAAGGATAAAAAGGTTTTTAAATATGTGTCTCTTGGAAAAAAggtgtaattttctttttagcttGGATGTGTGCTTTTGTTCTTGGTCTCTAGTTGTTCCTAGCAGTTCAGATTTTTAAACCTATGTCTGGACTCTGGTTTTGGTGATCATAGTTGAAGGTTCAGAGTGGATTGTGTACTTTAGTATTGCCATTTTAACTATTTAATGCTAATGCAATGGAGAAATATTGCtaggtgttttttgtttgttttttttttaatacctagCTCATATTTGCTAGTAGGAAGCAAACTATGAAGGCCAAAATTCCTTTTTGCCCTTTTTCTctccagaagagaaaaaagatagAGCCTTAAGCTTATTTAAAGTAACCCTGCAAATGCCACTTAGGGCTGTGCACATTAAAAGGTTGGTTTATAGTCGGGCAGTTTCATGGGGTACATTAACTTGCTtgtctgaattattttttccttcctctccaggGGTACAACTGGTGCCATGATCGGAATGTAGTAACAATTTTCAGTGCTCCAAACTATTGTTACCGTTGTGGCAACCAGGCTGCAATTATGGAACTTGATGACACTCTAAAATACTCCTTGTAAGTATatttaaaaatgagaattatGTTGCCTGTGATTTGAGGATCCCATTTAATTATGTTAAAGTATGGGGTTTTTCCCCTCTCTAAGCTTTTGGGAGGTAGAGTGAGTGTGGAATTGTTGGGTTAGTCACATTTAAAGTCTTGGAGTCAAGCCTCTGGAACAGTTGCTGTGGGGATCTTCTCTGTCAGATTAAAGTGAGACTCCTCAATTTTGTTTTGCATAACTACCTGGATTTTAATGACTTACTGTGTAGGGATGTGATTTGAGAGCAGGAGAAGTCTGTAACATCTGAGGTAATGCCTTCCTGTCAGTCTTGGGCAGGAGACTTTTGAAACCTTTGAATTCTTCTGGTGTTGGGTGTCAGGTCTTTTAATCAGATCTCTAATTAACTACTGCAGCAGCAACTTTATTAGTAAATGAGGCAAAAGCACTGTGCATACTGCCCTCTTTGGTAATAATTTGAGACTTTAATTTTCTGATAGATAACAAATGTTCAACCACTTTGAGTCTTAAagctaaaattaatttctctccACACCTTCATGGTAAGAGGAATTTAAAATGTGATGGTTAAAAGTACATACTAACAGGAGGGGAAGAGCTAGAACACTAGTTCTAGAAGCCTTAACTTGGTTGATAAAACTTGCAGTGGCTCACTTGTGTTGAACCAGTGCTCTGTAACTCATggctggagcacagctgggTGAAGGCTGAGCTCTCACTGCTGTCTGTGCTCTCAGTTTGCAGTTTGACCCGGCACCGCGCAGAGGTGAACCGCATGTTACTCGTCGCACCCCAGACTACTTCCTGTAAAGAGATTTTAGACCTGTACAGTATTGCCATGAACCATATGTTGACCTAAAGAAAATGGGAAGAGCAACAGTAACTCCAAAGTGtcagaaaatatttaacattCAAACTTTGTTTTCACATGGACCAAAAGCCGTGCCATATTCAATACAAAGCCTCTTGTCATCAACAACTGTGACCACTTTAGAATGAACCAGTTCATTGCATGCTGAAGCAACATTGTTGGTCAAGAAACCAGTTTCTGGCATAGCGCTATTTGTAGTTACTTTTGCTTTCTCTGAGAGACTGCAAATAATAAGATGTAGACATTAACACCTCGTGAATACATTTAACTTTCCATTTAGCTATAGCTTTATTCAGCATGACTGTAGATAAGGGTAGCAGCAAACAATCATTGAAGcttaaagaacatttttaaaataagtacCAAGGCCTCATATTTGTTCTGAaactgtttgtttgttttattttcagggaATACTGTTTAATTTAattgtattgatttttttttttttgtctgcacTCAGTTCCCTTTTCCACTCTGCCCTACCATATTGTCCCTTGTAATTGTCCAAGGATAGTGAATTACTTTGAACAGaactgtttttttctgtaaaacaatGTTactgcaggacagagctgcagtgTTTTTCATAATAAACTTGTGAACTAAGTatggaaaaatgtcaaaattcTAATTGCATCTCAGGTCAACTGTGGTTTAATAAACTAACATGTAACTGGATGGGTTTTATAAACTTGCATAGAAATTTCCACCGTATAAATAACTAAAACTGAGGTGATTTGGAGTGTGCTGGAAAACTCTGACCTTCTGAATCCTGTCCCAGGAAGGTGCCTGGGTCTGTGTCTCACTTGCTGGTTACTCACATGTTGCTCTTTCCCTCTTGGTGCTCTACTGAAATACTCAGAAATGGAAGAATATAAGTTCACTTAACTGATTGCGTTGTGGCTTTATTTCAAGTGTAAATCTAAGTTTGAGTCATTTACAATGTAGGTGCTAATACTTAAAaccatttttctgaaaaactaAGAATAAAACCAGTTTTGTAAATATTAAAGGAAACAACTTGAAGTTTAGTGCTACGTGTATTTGCCCAGGCTTCCATTCTGAAAAACAGTGGTATGTGGTTTATGTTAACTTCTGTTTAAGTATTTCCTTTCTACTAACTTCTTCAAAATTTGAACCCAAATTTGATTATTTGGTTCAAAGCAGAAATTCAAATGTTATGCCTTCTTAAGGTTTGTGTGTGAAACTTCTTGGGTACATCTAAATGATGTATCTGGCTGTTCACTTAGTAGAAGGTCTCTTAGTATTCATATTGTTTGAGACTAAGTTTCTTGGGCACAATGTAGATTCTGTAATAACATGGAGGCTTGTTTTTTAAACTGCTTGTTTCTAAGGGAACACACAGAAGTTTTGCAAATGTCCAACTCACCTGGAGGTCTAGTCCTACACACGATTTTCTGAAAAGCTGGAGGACCACTTAATTCTTTAACTTGCAAAGAAGATGCTGCATTTCATCAAGCATTACttaattctctttcaaaaagGCTCAAGTTGTTGCTTTTCCTTCAGCAAAATTTGAGCTTTGTCCTGTAGGTTGGGTTCCAAGTGGCTCCTGGAGACCTCAGTGCTGTAGTTTGATCTCTTACAGGAAGAAGTGCATGCTAAAAATAAGTGCATCTGCAGTGACTTTTTTTAGTATATTGGGAGCTTTTGCTTTGAtcactattaaaaaaatcctttgctgAGAGTAGTTCACGTTCCATTCCTGTCGCTTGTCTTTCTCTGTGTTTGTGTAGATGAGACTTTGTGCTTTCATTGACACCATTCCTTCAAGAGGAATGACTTTGCCctattttctgctttccttgtTGCTTTAATTGGTGTGACTCATCTGCTCTGGCAGGGAGCAGTCCTTTCCTTGCTTCAGTTTCTGTACACAAATCCAAATGGTTAGTAAAGTCCATGGACAATGTTGGAGTCACTCCAGTTTTTGTGCTTTCCTCTATAATTATGTTGTGATGGTCTGTGTGAAGATTCCAGTGCAAAAACCACATTGTGAAGAAAAAATAAGTTGCTGTGATGGAGCACTAACCAGCTGAACTCATGTTTAGAAGATGCAAGAGAAGAAACAAAGATACAGATAACTGGGGTTTGATTTATTGGTAGCTGATTGGTACCTGCAGAAAACTTCCTTCAGCCTGTGACCATGGTGGCTGCAGAGAAATGAGCAGGTTTTGGAGATCACTGGTAATTCCTTCCATCTCCACAATGCCTGCCATGCAATACAAActggaggcacagctggagctcctgTGTTGTGGTGGGTCAGTGTTGAAGTGGGAATGTCACATCTAAGAACTAGGTGTGGAGGGGAGGTGGGGAGGGCTGACATTGGGGTTTGGTTATCAGAAGGCAGTTGGGAATGAAATTATACTTTTCCATGAGctgttctttctcttcctttcttctctcttgAGCTTgaatagagccaggagactaTTGATGGACAAAGGAGGAGGGTTTTAAGCTTTCCAGATTTCATTTTGCATAAGTCATTGGCCATATATCAAAGTGAGCACCCTAAACTGCTGCAGGCCTGTCCTGAACTATAAGGGCCCATTAAATCAAAAACAAGAGACAAAAGATGTATTATATACATACAGAGGTGTGTAGATTTACCAGATTTTCTTCCCCCTTCACCCTCTTTCTACACCTTCCTTCTGCCTCATTCCACCCTGTGCTTTGTTCCTCTACTTCTGGCCCCCCTTCACAGATCCCTGGAGTttggggctggctgctgcccccGTCCCTGCTCCATTGCTGcccaagctgctgctgcaggtggatGTTTGTCCAAGGTAACCAATGTGTGTGACTCTCACCTGGGGCTCGTTCTGGATTGTTTCACCTGCTGATGCTGCTGTACACACTCAGTATCTCTGACCTGAGTGCTTGGGCAGTGTTACCTCGTTTAGGTGTTCTGATCATACCCTGGCAGGATCCTGGATGTGTGGGAGAGTGCAGAGAGAGCGTTACCTCCTTCCCCAGGTGTCTGGTAACAGAACAAATTCTGCTCTGGGAAAAAGGTGGTGAGGGGACATCCTGCCAATGGAAGCTGTGACATTTCACCTGCCTCTGTCTTGGTCCAGTTCCTGTCAAAAACTCCTCTAGTGACAAAAAACTGCTGAGAGGTGCCAATACCTACCAATCCATGTTCCATGggatttattttgatttttatggTAGTAAACTGAAGCACCGAGTCCTTTTTAGAAACTAATTGTGTCTAAGGACCTTGGGACAAGTCTCTGCTCTgacaatttaaaaatttatcCTGACTCTTAAAGGATTTCCTCCCGTACAAGACAAAACCATCTGCTATGATAGtgctgggtttattttgggCCTTTTTTCATAGTTCAATAAGCACATTCTTTTCCTTAGCAATACTGGAGTGCAGTTTCTGCTCTTGGAGGAGCTGTGACCTTGAGAGGGGGCTGAAGAATAAGTACTCATTCAAGAAAAACGGTGGTAAGATGCAAGTGTGATCACAATTttgaatttcaaattaaatgcTTCTCCAAATTCAGTGAGTTGAAGGTGTGCCTCCACTCTGATTACCTCCTTATGCACCTGTTCCACACTCATTTATTGCTTTAATTGCTGCTTGTTTTGTCTGGATGCAGAACACTCTTGGAAACTCTTAATGTATTTTAAGGGTTGCCATGTAGGTTAGAGCAAATTTTGCCTGAGAAATGGCTTTTTACGCGTTCTGTTTTTTGGCAACAATACTCATGGTTTGTACGAGCTTGGATTTTTGGAGCGAAATGTCTGCAAGCAGTGATTTTTGAAGCCTTGTAGAAGGCATTGGGTGCCTTCTGTGTGCTACGGCAGTCATGACACAGAGTATTGGTGTTCTGCAAGTTCTTCTGGGAGAAGGTTGGAAACAGGTAAAGTGTTACCTGAAAATCAGAACTCAACTGCGTAGAAATCTTTCAGTACCCATGAACACACCAACAAAGCCCTGCAGAGTCAGCAGTTCATGAGTCAGCCTTCTGTGGTTTTACAAAAAGTTATTTTGGTGCTCTAATTCATTTGGCTTTACTCCTTTTGGATAGGAATAAAGGCAGGCTGCTTTCTTGAGCAAAGGACCAGAGTGCTTTGGCATATGGACAGGGAAAAAAGGCTGAAACAACACTTTTGGTTTTAAACTAAGCAGTGCTGCAAGTTTTAGCCCTTTAAAACCTGTGCTGGAGCTTAAAAGCTTTACTCTTTAAGATGAGTTGAACTACTGATCTCTTAATTACTCTCTGGTGAACAGAACTTTGGGTTGGAGACTAAAATGATTGCTGCTGGTATAAATAATGTATAAAACATTAGTTGCTAATAGTACCTGGGACTGCTAATTGGAGGAGCAGCATGATCAGGGTGAGCATCCTCCATGAGAACTTGGCAGGAAAGTGATTTTGAGGAGAACACTCCATTTTGCATCTACTCATACCATTGCACAAGGTTGTATAAATTAAACTAAATCTTTGCTTTTGGTTGTCTTGACTTCTGTATACATCTTCCTCAGTAGATTCCCCCACATACATCTGGGTTTTTTGAGGTTAGGTTATTTTGGTTTGTCTTTGTTGCTTTAgttagtttgttttttaatttcaataaaTCTATAAGCTGTTTTATGCATTTAAAACCAAAAGTGCTGAACTGTAAAAGAGGAGTGTCCTGTTTACATTGATAATTGCATGATTGATTGGGCTGAAAGGCTTTAGCCTGGCTCCCAactgtctttatttttcagGAGTTTGAGAAAACACCCCCTTACAGCCAGCCTAACCCTAAACCTTGCTGTGAAAAACTTTTATCGTGGCCATCAGTGCAGGAGTCAGCAATGATGGCTGCTCTATTCTgcttctttattctttattttataaGGAGAatggggggggcagggggggggAGCACATGGCTGGAGAAGCCCTGCCTGGGAGTATCCTATGGTGGGTGTTTCATTCCACGCTTGACCCACTtttcaggcagctctgctccttttccacGGCTGTGTTTGTCCTCGGGGAAGAGGAACACAGccggctgctgctggagcagggacaatCCCAGAGGAGGGGGTGCCACAGCCTCCCGGGAGAGAGAAAGGCTGGTGATGGGTTCTGATTGTCTGGTCATGAGTTTATTCAGCTTTAGCTCAGCCATCTCGAAATGTTATTGGACTGTCCCTTTCTCCCCTGGAATCTCCTTTTGAAATGTTTAGAGTGCATTTAAAAATGCTGACTTCTGAAACACACTGTATTTATTCCCATGGACTTTGAAACCTCAAAGCAACTGCTCATTATCATCTGTGGCGTCAGAACCAGCCCAGAATCTGCTTTTTGGACTTTGAACGGCTCCAGCGTTGGAGACcagtgccaggcagccctgTAAAGCTAACCCAGTTCCCTTCCCCTTGTGTTTATATCAAGGATTTTTACAGTTTTATACGGTACTACTGAAGGTCGTTCTCAAGGCCACCCACAGAAAGTCTGCGCTTTCCATTTCCCCGGGAATGCCCGGGAGCGCATCTCTGCGGGGCTGAGCTCGCTGAGGCTCCCGTCCCTCGGAGCGAGCCCCGGCGCCACCGCGTGGCGCTGCCCCGGCACCGGCCGCCGTGacccgcccggcccgggagCCGCTCTGCCGTGGGCAAGGCTGATGTGACTCCCCCTAACGGGCTGCAGGTGGGTGACTCTTGTCATCCCATCGCAGGGGTCCATGCTGTTGTCTCCTATCACAAAAGTTCCaaaccttcttggtgtttctcgtgggcatctcctcagagcactgactctttcttcttcaaaagcagccaactgactccagttcccttagggccaccccactcttttatagcactcttcttctcataggttacagctgtggcctgttaaagtcaggcctgttcctaatctttgataattggcccagctgcaatgccttaggggtgagattactttctacactctttattttcttatattctatccccctacaggTGACCCTTGCCCTCGCCATACAGAGGATCCAGGCTTGGCTCCTCCACAGTGCTCCTGATGATTTCAGAGGATGCCAGGGCAGAACTGATACAAAAATCACTGTTTAAATATGGGGAGGTGGAGTGAGGGTGAGATTAGGAAATAGGTGCTGCAAATAGGTTTGAGGTAGGTATTTCTATTTTCagtcttcctcctcttcatcttCAGTTTTTTAAGCTATCTCGAATCCCCATTGTTATATAAGGGGAATGGGAGTGCTGTTAGAGGAAGGAATAGAAGCTGATAAAATCTCACTTGGGGTCTGCTTGACAGGATTTGGTTATTGGCTTTTGCCAGTCTATTGGTGTCTAGTCTGCTCCCAGAATCCCCACCTGCcatgctgtgtccagctctgggatccccaGCATCAGAAGgacgtggagctgctggaacaagaccagaggaggccatggagatgctctgagggctggagcccctctgctctgcagctgggctgggagagctgggggtgctcacctggagaagagaaagcgcCAGAGAGACCTGAGAGGCCAGGTCTCAGTGCAGTGCCTAAAAGGGCTACAAAAGAACTGGAGGGGGCCTTGGGACaggggcctggagtgacaggacaagggggaatggctttaaactgagagAGAGCAGGACTAGATTGCatgttgggaagaaattcttgccTATGAGTGTGGTGGggctctggcacaggttgcccagagaagctgtggctgccccatccctgaagtgctcaaggccaggctggatgggaccttgagcaacctggtctagtccACAGCagagggttggaactggatgagctctAAGGTCCCTGCTGACCCAAACCACTCAAGGTTCTCTGATTCTCTGAGCTGGACTCTCACCCaagtgctgggctctgccaccCACCATTTTGCATTGCTGGGGTACAACTTCTATGAAAAGTGACACTGTCTCAAGGATGCTGTTTTAATACAAATTTTGATGAAGTGGAAATGCAATAATTAGCTTTTTATATAATTAGCTTTTTCAGACTTGTACTGAGAACAAGaattttcctcttctgctgctgcattGTTCCAAGactactttaaaaaacagtggCCCAGGCCTTTGAGCTCGGCAGTGTCCTTCTACCATCTCTCTCACATGAATAATTCTGATGTTTTCTGGTTTTACACTGAACCAGTCAGTTCAATTATTTTCAAACTTGATGTGGCtgcttgttttaaaaaatgcttttcatcTTTTGTATTCCTGAAAAAAAGAGGATGATTTTTGCAGCAAGTCTCATTCTCCCCTACATGTAGATTAGGTTCTTTTTCAGACCCCATGGTCATACCTGGCTCTCTCCCTGGCTTGCTCTCCCTCAGAGAATTCAGGATGAGTTCTGTGAATTTTTCAAACTTGTTGATGGAGCAAAGCTGAGGTCTTTCAAGCCTGATTGTCATTAGACTTTGACAATGCCACATCACATTTGTATTGAAAAATAATCAGTGTGTTATCTCCATAATCTCTAACTCACCACcagcagctaaaaaaaaaatcccctttctCTGTCAAAGTGAAATGTGAGGTGCTCTGAAGAGTGGGGGGCACATTAATTTTTGCCTGAAAGAAACATCCAAGAAGGGAACATGAGGCTGTGGAGCAGATGCAGTGTCCAGGAGGCTGCTCCTTCACGTTCAGCACGTTAAACTCTCTTCCCCTGCGGCTGCACGGCTGCTCAactggctgtgcctgcagcccagggatgctgtgaATATGTAGGTCAGGGCGCTTCTGGATCTGATTAAGCGTTAAATCAAGCTCAGTTGCTCCAATCTTTTCAGGTATTTGCTTTGGTGTTAAGctgctcccttcctcctccatgTTCTCAGTGGTCAAACGCCCTAAATTGTAATTTACCCGTGGCTGATACATGGTGTGATTGTCTGCACTCAGGGGAACAATGCTCAGCTTTAGGATTATTTGCAGTGCAATCATTACCTGTGTGCAGAACAATTGAAATTGGGCCACCCCCTTTTTGAAGCAATCTTGTTTTTGCCTCACAGCTTTAGCCAGGGATGGGTTTTGTGCCATTAACACTGAGTGACCCACAGGACCTGGGCTAtcgctgctgcagcagctgctttccccagcagaTAACGGGAAGCAGCTGGAGTGGCTGGGCAGGTTGGTTGTATGATATGtagggcacagtgggaggtgctGGGTGTGATTATTGCATATCTGTCACTGCCATCTGTCTCTTTTTGGGGTGTGGGGTGTTTTTGCTGTTTTAACTTTCCCAAACTTCTAATTCAACAGTAGATTTCAAAGTTCACTGAAGATGGAAGTTCCTCCTTTGGAAAGCTGTGGGGAGATGTACCAAGTATAATCAGCagtataattttaaattaaatttatccACAACTATAATTAAGCATAGAATTTAGCTTTCTGCCTCTTCCTAGATTCCATAAGATTTGTCTTGTGTTGAGAGCAAACCCCATCCCCCCTTTGCTGAGCCTGATTTGCAGTCTGTGAGCTTGTGCTTGCTGGTCATGAGCCAAATCAGAAACCTTGGTCTTTGGCaacactgggaaaggggatttAGAATTTGTAGACAGGTTTTCCACTGGCCACCTTCTCTTATTGTCTGATTCTCTAAACCAagaaattttaatataaataaaaataattttaaggaaATTTAGGAAAATAAAGGCAATGGTTTTTAGTGCACTGAATGTGGTTCTCAGCACTAGAGTATGAGATGGTGTGATTGAGGAAGAAAGAGGTAAATGTGATGCTGGTACAATCAAAAAGTCATGTTAGATGTAGTCTGGAGGATTCACACTCTACACATGAGAtacatataaattaaaaatggaaattaggTCCCATTCAATGGTGAGCAAAGAGC
The Agelaius phoeniceus isolate bAgePho1 chromosome 15, bAgePho1.hap1, whole genome shotgun sequence genome window above contains:
- the PPP2CA gene encoding serine/threonine-protein phosphatase 2A catalytic subunit alpha isoform, with product MEEKVFTKELDQWVEQLNECKQLSEGQVKSLCEKAKEILTKESNVQEVRCPVTVCGDVHGQFHDLMELFRIGGKSPDTNYLFMGDYVDRGYYSVETVTLLVALKVRYRERITILRGNHESRQITQVYGFYDECLRKYGNANVWKYFTDLFDYLPLTALVDGQIFCLHGGLSPSIDTLDHIRALDRLQEVPHEGPMCDLLWSDPDDRGGWGISPRGAGYTFGQDISETFNHANGLTLVSRAHQLVMEGYNWCHDRNVVTIFSAPNYCYRCGNQAAIMELDDTLKYSFLQFDPAPRRGEPHVTRRTPDYFL